Below is a window of Agrobacterium vitis DNA.
CTTCAATCTGCCGAAAGCTGCCCTTCAGCATGCTTGGGACGTGCAGGCCTGGGCCAAGGTTGATCAGGATATCGCCAAAGCCTTTTCTCCCGCCGATATGGCGGTTCTGGCCAAGGGCATCCTTTCCGCCTGTGATGCCTTGGACGGTCGGGTCGATGGCGTTGTCGGCAATGCGGATGCCTGCCAGAGCCGTTTCAATATCAAAACCCTGGCCTGCAAGACTGAGAAGCAGCCTGATTGCCTTAGCCAGGACCAGATCACCGCCCTTCGCACCAGTCACGCAGGCCCGAGAAACAGCAAGGGCCATGCGCTGTACAGCAATTGGGATTGGGACCCGGGCATGGGGTCGGCCAATTGGCGTCTTTGGAAATTGCAAAGCCCTGTTGCAGCCTGGGGCGGCAAACCAATCATTGCTGTGATGGGCGCGGGTTCGCTGGCTCAGATCTTCACCACGCCGCCCGTGCCTGTCAACGGAACGCCAGAGGACCTGCAAAAGTTTTTGCTCGACTTCGATTTCGACCGGGATGCGCCGAAGATTTTTGCAAAATCAGGACCGTTCACGGAATCTGCCGCAGATTTCATGATTCCGCCTGATAGCGCCAATCCGCGTTTGAAGGCATTTAAAGATGCGGGCCATAAGATGATTGTTTTTCATGGCAATGCCGATCCGGTATTTTCAGTGCTCGATACGGTCAAATGGTATCGCAAACTCGACAGCAATAACGGTCGCAAGGCGGGGGATTTCGTCAAATTCTACCGTATTCCTGGCATGCCACATGGGGCGGGTGGCCCCTCATATGACGATTTTGATTTCTTCACACCGCTTGTCGCCTGGGTAGAAAAGGGCGCGGCACCCGGTCCGGTATCCGCAGGGATCACCAAGGACAACAAGGATGGCGCAGCACTGACGCCGGGGCGCTATCTTTACTGCCCCTATCCCCTGGTTGCGCATTACGATAAAGCCGCTGCTGGCTCGGATTCCCCCCACTTCAAATGCCGCTAAGACAAATGAGCAGCATCTGACCGGGGAGCCAGTTTGCCCTTTTTCGGGCCGGTGGTGGTTTTGTTATGAAGGCATCGCGCATTTTCACATGCGCGATGCCTTTATGCTTTTAAATCATGCAGTCGCCCGTTCTTGTCGAGATTTTACGCGACTGACATTACACGTATGCGTAGATTTTCATGGTCTGGCTTATGTCGTCTGTTGCGAAAAAAACAATCAATAGGTGATTCTTTTTAAAATAAACCAATAGATGGAATCTTTAATCCGTAACCCAGTTTGTTTTTGTGGTTGTATTTCCGATTTTTAGTTTGATTTCTGTCTGTACCGGAGAAATCGGCTTGAATATCATTTGCCAGTGGATTTTTAGTGAGCAGCAGGCGATAATTGTAAATATTATTTAAGGTCGACGGGTGCAAAAATACTTCTTCTCCGCAGAGGGGCGTAAAAAGGCAACCGTTTTTTGGGTTAACATCTCTTGGTTTTACTCTTCAACATTCCAACGCTGATGATCTGCCTGCTGGTCGGATGGACCTTGAATTCTGTCCTGATGAGCATCAGCTGGTTTTTCGACCGCAAATCCAACCATTTGGGTCTTTGGAGTATCGGTTTTTGGTGTGTTTCAATCGGTACATGCTTGCAGGCTTTGCGCGGTATCGTTCCTGAATCTCTCGGTATCGGCGTTGGTGGAGCACTGGTGCTTCTGGGCTCCGGACTGGTGTGGGTTGGGTTTCGGATCTTCGATGGATTTTCCCGTTCCCATTGGTTTGTGGTCGCAATAACTGCGATTTGGCTCCTCTGCTATTTTGGAGTGAATGTTTTTTCCGCCAATCCGGACTACAGAATTGTCCTCTACACGATTTTGACCGTTATGCAGATCGGCGCTTTGGTCGCCTCGATTGGGTCCGGCTGGAAGAGCGACCGTTTTCCAGTCCGCCTCGTCATTATCTTCATGCTGCTGTCCTATGGCTTTGTCATGTTGCTACGCATTCCTCTGGTGATGATTTGGCCGGTCACCGAGGTTGGTGGCGTAGCCCAAACAGCATGGGTGTCGGTCGTTACCTTTATTTTATACGTCAATAGCCTTGGGCTGGGGATCGGCATTTTTGCGCTCAGCAGCCATCGAAGCCTCATGCAGTATAAGCATGCCTCCGAGATCGACATGCTGACCGGCGTTCTCAATCGCCGCGCTTTCTATGAGCGCGCCCAGTCACAAATGCTCAAGAGCGCTGGTGTGCTGGCGCTGATCGATCTTGATCATTTCAAGTATATCAATGATGCGCATGGACATGCAGGAGGGGATGCAGCCTTGTGTGCCTTCGGGAAAACGATGATCGAGCAACTTGATGCGAACATGGTGTTTGGCCGGCTCGGTGGGGAAGAATTCGCTTTGTTCATGCCGCAAATGACAGGTGATGAAGCGCTGGCCTTTTGCGATGGGCTGCGGCAATCCGTTGCCCGGCTCACCACACCCTGGCGTGATGCGATGATCACCATGACCATCAGTATCGGCATGCATGAGGTGGCCAAAGCCGGGGCGGATCTTGACGCGGTGTCTCTTCGGGCGGATGCAGCACTTTACCGGGCTAAGGACCAGGGACGGGATCGTTGTATTTTGAGCGCTGCGGAGGACGTCGTGGCGCAGAAACCGGAGGAGGGGATGGCGGCCGTCATCGCGCTTATCGGTGCTAAACCAGCGGCGGTACCTGAACTATCGTGATGCGTCGAAAAGTGCTGGTAAGGGGAATGCCAAGCGCCATCTTTGAGGGCGCTTGGCAAATTCTTGTTAATCAGAGGTCCGATGTGTCAACCGGATCTGAAAATCAGGGTTATGCGTTGGCCGCAGCCTGGGCTTCGGCGTCGATTTCGCTCGCACGGCGATAGGCGTCACGATCGGTCATCCGGGCAATGTAATCGGTAAACACCGGACGTGCTGGCACGCTGTTGACCCGCAGTGAGAACGACAGATGCGATGCGAGATAGAGATCGGCAGCGCTAAAGCTTTCGCCAGCGATATACGGGCTTGCGGAAATTGCCGAAGCAACCACATCCATCATCGTATCGATACTGCCGTAGCCAACCATGCCACGGCGCTCATCGGGGACCGCGAAGCCACAAGCCTGGCCGATGACGGCGGCTTCCACTGGACCGGCAGTGAAGAACAGCCAGCGATAATAGCTGCCGCGATTGGCAAGGGAAGGTGCAAGGCCCGCCTCAGGAAAGGCATCGGCCAGATAGGCCAGAATGGCTGGCGTTTCCGTCACGACGGTTTTTCCGTGACGGATGGCCGGGACCTTGCCGAGCGGATTGATGGCGGTGTAGTCCGCCGCCTTCATCACTGGACCATAGGCGACCAGTTCCGTCTGATAGGGTTGGCCGATCTCCTCCAGCATCCAGCGAACGATGCGCCCTCTGGACATGGGATTGGTGTATAAAACGACTTGCTCGGTCATGGTGCTCTCTTCCCCAAAAAATCATAGAATACGAAGGCGCAAAGATGCTCACGCATCTTCGCCTGACAAGAATTTCGAATATCTCAAATCTGTGAAGGTTTGAGATATTCGACAATAAAATACGGAAAATCATTCTCTATGGCTCTCCGTATCAATGCGAAAACCCGGCGCGATGGCCGGGTTTTGCAAAACGTGTGACGGATCAGGCAGCCATTGCAGCCCGAAGGTTTTCATCCACCTTGTCGAGGAAGGCGGTGGTCGACAGCCACGGCTGGTCGGGACCGATCAGCAGCGCCAGATCCTTGGTCATGTAGCCAGCTTCGACCGTGTCGACGCAAACCTTTTCAAGGGTGAGGGCGAACTTGGCCAGTTCGGCATTGTCATCCAGCTTGGCGCGGTGCGCGAGGCCACGGGTCCAGGCAAAGATCGACGCGATAGAATTGGTCGAGGTTTCCTGGCCCTTCTGGTGCTGGCGATAGTGACGGGTCACGGTGCCGTGGGCGGCTTCGGCTTCCACCGTGCGGCCATCTGGCGACAGCAGAACCGAGGTCATCAGGCCGAGCGAGCCGAAGCCCTGGGCAACCGTGTCAGACTGCACGTCGCCGTCATAGTTCTTGCAGGCCCAGATATAGCCGCCGGACCATTTCAGCGCAGAGGCAACCATGTCGTCGATCAGGCGATGCTCGTAGGTAATGCCGGCGGCGTCGAACTGGGCCTTGAATTCGGCCTGGTAGACTTCCTCGAAAATATCCTTGAAGCGGCCGTCATAGGCCTTCAAAATGGTGTTCTTGGTGGACAGGTAGACTGGCCATTTGCGCATCAGGCCGTAGTTCATCGAAGCGCGGGCGAAATCGCGGATCGAATCATCCAGGTTGTACATGGCCATGGCTACACCGGCGGACGGTGCATCGAACACGTCCTTCTCGATGACCTGGCCGTCTTCGCCAACGAACTTGATGGTCAGCTTGCCCTTGCCGGGGAATTTGAAATCGGTTGCCTTATACTGGTCGCCGAAGGCATGACGGCCAACAACGATCGGCTGGGTCCAGCCGGGGACGAGACGGGGTACGTTCTTGCAGATGATTGGCTCGCGGAAAATAACGCCGCCGAGGATGTTGCGGATCGTGCCGTTCGGGCTTTTCCACATTTCCTTCAGGTTGAATTCCTTCACGCGGGCTTCGTCTGGCGTGATGGTGGCGCATTTGATGCCGACGCCGTGCTTTTTGATCGCGTGGGCGGAATCGATCGTCACCTGGTCATTGGTTGCATCGCGGTTTTCTACCGAGAGGTCGTAGTATTCAATCTCGAGATCGAGATAGGGAAGGATCAGCTTTTCCTTGATGAACTGCCAGATGATACGGGTCATTTCATCGCCGTCGAGATCGACGACCGGGTTGGCAACCTTGATCTTTTGCATAAGTCTTCCTCATCGATAGGGCGGCTTTAATTCGACCGCGTCTCTGTCCATATGACCGGAGTTGCCTATAGCATTCTCGCAAGCCAAGGCAAACAGGAAGCCGCGTGTGGACTTCATTTTAGCTTGAGCGCGCTTTGCCTTCCGCCTCTTGCATTTTGGGCTGTTTATGCCCATGCAGGCGTAAATTTGCAGGGTTGAATGAATTATTGCAGGAAAGGCGCCATGGCAGGCACGAACAGCGAGCGCGAGCTTATCGCCGAGGGACCAGCGATTATTCTGGTGGAACCGCAATTGGGCGAGAATATCGGCATGGTGGCCCGTGCCATGGCGAATTTCGGGCTGGCGGAGCTGCGTCTGGTCAATCCGCGTGATGGCTGGCCCTCGGAAAAAGCCCGGTCCGCCGCATCCAAAGCCGATCATGTCATTGATGGCGCCAAGCTTTACGATACGCTCGAGGAAGCACTGGCCGATCTGAATTTCGTCTATGCGACCACGGCGCGCCAACGGGACAATTTCAAGCCCGTGGCCTCGCCGGTGACGGCGGCCTCAACTTTGCGAACTCGGTTTCTGGCCGGTGAAAAAACCGGAATTCTTTTTGGGCGTGAAAAATCCGGTCTGAAGAATGAAGATGTGGCTCTGGCCGATGAAATCGTCACCTTTCCGGTCAATCCCGCTTTCGCGTCGCTGAACATCGCTCAGGCTGTGCTGCTGATGTCTTATGAGTGGATGAAATCCACCATGGAGGACGTTACCCAGACGCCGTTTCAGGGTGTCGATCAAATGCCTGCCAGCAAGGAGGAAGTCATCGGCCTGTTCGAGCATATGGAGGATGCGCTCGATGCCAGGGGATATTTCCGCCCGATCCATAAAAAAGCACGAATGATCGACAATCTGCGCGCCGTGCTGACGCGACGTGGTTTCACCTCACCGGAAATCAATGTCATGCGTGGCGTGGTCTCGTCACTCGACCGCTTCTCCCGCCGCAATCCGCGCGGCGCTGGAGCGCCTTTGGAGGGTGATGAAGTGGACGGTATTGAGAGGGACGAAGCTGATGGTAGCGGGCATGAACGAGACCAGGACTAAACTCAAACCGATCCTGGTCTTTGATTCCGGTATTGGCGGCTTGACCGTTCTGCGTGAAGCCCGGGTGCTGATGCCGGAGCGCGGCTTTATCTATATCGCCGACGACGCTGGTTTTCCCTATGGCAATTGGGAGGAGGAGCCGCTCAAAGCGCGGATCGTCTCGTTGTTTGCCAATCTTCTGGCACAGTATGATCCCGAGGCGGTGATCGTCGCCTGTAGCACGGCCTTCACGCTGGCCGGTGCCGCGTTGCGCGAAGCCTTTCCCGGCATGCGCTTCATCGGCACCGTACCCGCCATTAAACCAGCCGCAGAGCGCAGCCGTTCCGGGCTTATTTCCGTGCTGGCCACGCCTGGCACCGTCAAGCGCGCCTATACGCGCGATCTGATCCAGTCCTTTGCCAGCCAGTGCGAGGTAAACCTCGTCGGCTCTCAACATCTGGCCCGGCTGGCTGAAGCCTATATTCGCGGTGAACCGGTGGAAGAGGCGGCGCTGAATGCCGAGATCGCGCCGTGTTTCATCGAAAAACAAGGTGCGAAGACCGATATCGTCGTGCTCGCCTGTACCCATTATCCGTTTCTTGCCAATGTCTTCCGCAAGCTGGCTCCCTGGCCGGTGGATTGGCTTGACCCTGCGGAAGCCATCGCCCGTCAGGCACGGCGTCTGGTGCCTGTTGTGGACGAGGGCGCGCATTCGGACGACTATGATTTCGCGGTCTTCACGTCGGGCCAGCCGGTCTTTTCCACTCATCGGCTGATGCAGGGTTTTGGTCTGCGCGTGGCAGCGGGCTGACGTTTGTGACGGAAATAGCCAGAAGATAAATTATCGCGTTCGCGCGTTTAGGCTCTCAGTGAGCTGTTCGACCAGGCAGGCAAGCTGCTGCAGACATTCGTCCCAGGCCAGCCGAACTCCCTCTTGCGATACCGTATCCGGAATACCGGATTGAACGATTGACAGGTCCGTTCCTCTTACTGCCGGTTTCATCTGAATCACGGTCTCGACCCGCGCAGTCCAGAATGGGTCATCCATTCTTTCTGTGTAGCGGATGCGCTCGTTGAGGACCAATTCGTCGAATTCGGCGATCATCACATAACTTAAATCTGACGCGGTGCTGCTAAAACGAATCTTGTAACCGCCACCTTCGCGTCCATCGAAATGAAGCGGTTGGCAGGTAAAGTCCTTCCTCTGCATCCATTGTACAACAGCCTGCTCGTCAAGAAACGCTTTATAGACGCGACTGATCGGAGCCTGGATGAGTTTATCAACGCGAATGGAAAATGCCATTCCGAGACCTTTCGCGCCCAAAGGGCTATAGGTGTTCGTAAAAACAGTAGATATTCAAGGTTTTTTCATCGTTTTAGAAGCGGATGCACTTTAAACCGCACCCGTCCTGTATTGAGGCGATCTTTATAGGACGCAATGCGGGGGTCAACTATCTAAAGATTTCACACTATGTTTTTTTGTTATTTCGCGTCATACGAAATGTGATGCCGCGACTAAGTCGCTAAAGTAGAATTGGTTGGAAGTGGATTTTAATGCTCCAGATAAAAAATATCGAGCATTCAACGTGTTATTGTGGATTTGATAAAATCGGACCTGCTTGAAGAATACCATTATCTGGGAAACACACAGCCCTACAAAAATACGGGAAGCGCTGTGACATGGTGGGAAAAAACACCAAAAATGCTGCATCGTCTTCAAATAATCATCGTCAACATGATCTTTACGGGGCTCGTCAGCGGTTATTTTTCTTGATAAATGTCAGTTATTCACGACAAGCCCTGTGTGTATCTCTTCGGAGATTGGCTTTTGATGGCGACTTGAATTTTTGTCCGGCTCACTCGTCGGCTTGCATCAAGGTCCCCTCATGCTCGCAGATTCTTGCCTTGCCGATGCTTAGCTCCCTGAGGCGTCTACATTTTCAGGCCTCGGTATGTTCTGCCTTTCTGCATGATCTGCCTTTTTCGGCAAAGCGGGCGACCGCATTTTCCCAACCATGTCTCATCCATTGAAATTGTTGCGAGCCATTTGGAATGCGGCGGCGACTTGTGCTACAGATTTTATCCCGCCGCCATCCATGCGGCTCCTAAGAGATTTGAAACAGCTTGTTTGCCGAAATCGTCATTGTTGTCCTGCTCACCATCTTGAACGGCGTATTGGCAATGTCCGAACTGGCGGTCGTCTCCGCCCGTCCGGCGCGTCTGAGGGTTCTGGCCGAAGCCGGTCATCGCGGTTCTGCCGTTGCCATCCGGTTGGCTGAAAATCCCGGTCGGTTTTTGTCGACCGTGCAGATCGGTATTACCCTTGTCGGCGTTTTGTCCGGCGCGTTTTCGGGAGCTACTCTCGGCGCCCGATTGACCCAGTGGCTTTTGCTGCAAGGGATGTCAGAGGCCCTGGCCAGCACGCTCGGCGTCGGCTGCGTCGTGGTCGGCATTACCTATCTGTCGTTGATTGTCGGAGAGCTTGTGCCCAAGCAGATTGCGCTGCGAAACCCTGAAATGGTCGCCTCGCGTATGGCGGGTGCCATGCTGATCCTGTCCAAGGTTTCGCTGCCGCTGGTCTGGCTGCTGGATGGCTCGGGACGGGCTGTCCTGTCGCTGCTCGGCCAGAAGGGTGCATCCTCTGGCACGGTCACGGATGAGGAAATCAAGACGGTTCTGGCCGAAGCACAAAGTGCTGGTGTCATCGAATCGGAAGAATCACAGATGATTTCCGGCGTCATGCGCCTGGCGGATCGCACGGCGCGTGGCCTGATGACACCGCGCCGCGATGTCGAACTGATCAGCGTCGATGACACGATTGAGGAAATTCGCGAGACATTGCGTAAAAGCCAGCATTCCCGGCTGCCGGTGCGCAACGGCAATTCCGACGAAATCGTCGGGGTCATGCTGGTGAAAAACTTCTACGATGCCTTGGCCAATGGCGGCACGGTCGACATTCGCTCGATTATCAGCGATGTGCCGATCGTATCCGATCTGGCCGGTGCCATCGATATCATCCAGTCGATCCGCAAGACGGTTCTGCATATGGTGCTGGTCTATGACGAATACGGCCATTTCGAAGGCATTATCACGTCAGGCGATATTCTGGAGGCGATTACCGGTGCCTACCAGGAAGAGGGCGAGGAAGAGCCGGCTCTGCTGATGCGTGAGGACGGTTCCTATCTGGTGGCTGGCTGGACACCGATCGACGAGTTCATCGAGCATATCCGTGTGCCCGTGGATGACGACCCGGATTTTACCACCGTCGCAGGCTATGTGCTGGATGAGCTGAAACGCATTCCGGCGCTGGGCGAAAGCTTCGTCAAGAATGGCTGGAAATTCGAAGTCGTTGACCTGGATGGCCGGCGCATCGACAAGCTGCTGGTCTCGCCGGTCCTGGCAGACGATCCGGATTGATTTAAGCCGCGATTGCCTGTGGGTTTCGACGAGAAGACGCAGGCATCTTCTTTTACTTTCTGTTAGGAAATACGGATTGAACAGCGTGGCCGCATTGCGGTGCAGGAACGCGTCATCATTCCATCGTGAGGGAATATATAAGGTGCAGGTCGGGATCGATATGGGAACAGTGGCGGGTGGCCAACCTGCCAGGCTCGATATCGAGGAGCTGCTGGCAACCCGTCTTCTTGTTCAGGGTAATTCCGGCTCCGGCAAATCGCATTTGCTGCGGCGCCTGCTGGAGCAATCCGCTCAATGGGTTCAGCAGGTCATCATCGATCCCGAAGGGGATTTCGTGACGCTCTCGGAAAAATACGGCCATCTGGTCGTAGATGGGGAACGCAGCGACGCCGAATTGATCGGGATTGCCAACCGCATCCGCCAGCATCGCGTTTCCTGCGTGCTGACGCTGGAAGGGTTGGATATCGAGCAGCAGATGCGCGCAGCCGGTGTGTTCCTGAACGGCCTGTTTGATGCCGAGCGCGAGTATTGGTATCCGGTGCTGGTCGTAGTCGATGAGGCGCAGATGTTTGCCCCCTCGGTCGGCGGGGATGTCTCGGAAGATGCCCGCAAACTGTCGCTGGGCGCGATGACCAATTTGATGTGCCGTGGCCGAAAGCGCGGCCTGGCGGGTGTGATCGCTACGCAGCGTCTGGCAA
It encodes the following:
- a CDS encoding hemolysin family protein, yielding MFAEIVIVVLLTILNGVLAMSELAVVSARPARLRVLAEAGHRGSAVAIRLAENPGRFLSTVQIGITLVGVLSGAFSGATLGARLTQWLLLQGMSEALASTLGVGCVVVGITYLSLIVGELVPKQIALRNPEMVASRMAGAMLILSKVSLPLVWLLDGSGRAVLSLLGQKGASSGTVTDEEIKTVLAEAQSAGVIESEESQMISGVMRLADRTARGLMTPRRDVELISVDDTIEEIRETLRKSQHSRLPVRNGNSDEIVGVMLVKNFYDALANGGTVDIRSIISDVPIVSDLAGAIDIIQSIRKTVLHMVLVYDEYGHFEGIITSGDILEAITGAYQEEGEEEPALLMREDGSYLVAGWTPIDEFIEHIRVPVDDDPDFTTVAGYVLDELKRIPALGESFVKNGWKFEVVDLDGRRIDKLLVSPVLADDPD
- a CDS encoding GGDEF domain-containing protein — encoded protein: MVLLFNIPTLMICLLVGWTLNSVLMSISWFFDRKSNHLGLWSIGFWCVSIGTCLQALRGIVPESLGIGVGGALVLLGSGLVWVGFRIFDGFSRSHWFVVAITAIWLLCYFGVNVFSANPDYRIVLYTILTVMQIGALVASIGSGWKSDRFPVRLVIIFMLLSYGFVMLLRIPLVMIWPVTEVGGVAQTAWVSVVTFILYVNSLGLGIGIFALSSHRSLMQYKHASEIDMLTGVLNRRAFYERAQSQMLKSAGVLALIDLDHFKYINDAHGHAGGDAALCAFGKTMIEQLDANMVFGRLGGEEFALFMPQMTGDEALAFCDGLRQSVARLTTPWRDAMITMTISIGMHEVAKAGADLDAVSLRADAALYRAKDQGRDRCILSAAEDVVAQKPEEGMAAVIALIGAKPAAVPELS
- the murI gene encoding glutamate racemase, which codes for MNETRTKLKPILVFDSGIGGLTVLREARVLMPERGFIYIADDAGFPYGNWEEEPLKARIVSLFANLLAQYDPEAVIVACSTAFTLAGAALREAFPGMRFIGTVPAIKPAAERSRSGLISVLATPGTVKRAYTRDLIQSFASQCEVNLVGSQHLARLAEAYIRGEPVEEAALNAEIAPCFIEKQGAKTDIVVLACTHYPFLANVFRKLAPWPVDWLDPAEAIARQARRLVPVVDEGAHSDDYDFAVFTSGQPVFSTHRLMQGFGLRVAAG
- a CDS encoding tannase/feruloyl esterase family alpha/beta hydrolase; protein product: MSIFALRSAVVTALLFPSLMYASGAYAAGTCGDIRNTGGHPPELTIAEAKSVPGNAEMPRSHCLVQGELAAHQGIDGRAYAIHFEMRLPDDWNGRFVHQFNGGNDGKVLAATGPLLGGNKADNALSRGYAVVSSDAGHDEAAFSDKGLAGSAAFGFDPVARQDYGYGAVAKLNPLAMRLVEQYYGQKIAFRYGIGGSNGGRHALMAATRLPEQFDGLLVGYPGFNLPKAALQHAWDVQAWAKVDQDIAKAFSPADMAVLAKGILSACDALDGRVDGVVGNADACQSRFNIKTLACKTEKQPDCLSQDQITALRTSHAGPRNSKGHALYSNWDWDPGMGSANWRLWKLQSPVAAWGGKPIIAVMGAGSLAQIFTTPPVPVNGTPEDLQKFLLDFDFDRDAPKIFAKSGPFTESAADFMIPPDSANPRLKAFKDAGHKMIVFHGNADPVFSVLDTVKWYRKLDSNNGRKAGDFVKFYRIPGMPHGAGGPSYDDFDFFTPLVAWVEKGAAPGPVSAGITKDNKDGAALTPGRYLYCPYPLVAHYDKAAAGSDSPHFKCR
- a CDS encoding glutathione S-transferase family protein produces the protein MTEQVVLYTNPMSRGRIVRWMLEEIGQPYQTELVAYGPVMKAADYTAINPLGKVPAIRHGKTVVTETPAILAYLADAFPEAGLAPSLANRGSYYRWLFFTAGPVEAAVIGQACGFAVPDERRGMVGYGSIDTMMDVVASAISASPYIAGESFSAADLYLASHLSFSLRVNSVPARPVFTDYIARMTDRDAYRRASEIDAEAQAAANA
- a CDS encoding NADP-dependent isocitrate dehydrogenase — translated: MQKIKVANPVVDLDGDEMTRIIWQFIKEKLILPYLDLEIEYYDLSVENRDATNDQVTIDSAHAIKKHGVGIKCATITPDEARVKEFNLKEMWKSPNGTIRNILGGVIFREPIICKNVPRLVPGWTQPIVVGRHAFGDQYKATDFKFPGKGKLTIKFVGEDGQVIEKDVFDAPSAGVAMAMYNLDDSIRDFARASMNYGLMRKWPVYLSTKNTILKAYDGRFKDIFEEVYQAEFKAQFDAAGITYEHRLIDDMVASALKWSGGYIWACKNYDGDVQSDTVAQGFGSLGLMTSVLLSPDGRTVEAEAAHGTVTRHYRQHQKGQETSTNSIASIFAWTRGLAHRAKLDDNAELAKFALTLEKVCVDTVEAGYMTKDLALLIGPDQPWLSTTAFLDKVDENLRAAMAA
- a CDS encoding RNA methyltransferase — protein: MAGTNSERELIAEGPAIILVEPQLGENIGMVARAMANFGLAELRLVNPRDGWPSEKARSAASKADHVIDGAKLYDTLEEALADLNFVYATTARQRDNFKPVASPVTAASTLRTRFLAGEKTGILFGREKSGLKNEDVALADEIVTFPVNPAFASLNIAQAVLLMSYEWMKSTMEDVTQTPFQGVDQMPASKEEVIGLFEHMEDALDARGYFRPIHKKARMIDNLRAVLTRRGFTSPEINVMRGVVSSLDRFSRRNPRGAGAPLEGDEVDGIERDEADGSGHERDQD
- a CDS encoding SRPBCC family protein, producing MAFSIRVDKLIQAPISRVYKAFLDEQAVVQWMQRKDFTCQPLHFDGREGGGYKIRFSSTASDLSYVMIAEFDELVLNERIRYTERMDDPFWTARVETVIQMKPAVRGTDLSIVQSGIPDTVSQEGVRLAWDECLQQLACLVEQLTESLNARTR